In Eschrichtius robustus isolate mEscRob2 chromosome 2, mEscRob2.pri, whole genome shotgun sequence, a single window of DNA contains:
- the MRPL54 gene encoding large ribosomal subunit protein mL54, which translates to MAARRFFSATWSSAGWRVRELPNPAASVRLHVRDYAKRPVIKGGKGAVVGEALKDPEVCTDPVRLTTHAMGVNIYKEGQDVVLKPDSEYPEWLFQMNVGPPKNLEELDPETREYWRLLRKHNIWRHNRLSKNQKF; encoded by the exons ATGGCGGCCAGGCGCTTCTTCAGTGCTACGTGGAGCTCGGCCGGCTGGCGGGTTCGGGAGCTCCCGAACCCCGCCGCTTCTGTAAGACTCCATGTACGAGATTATGCCAAGAGACCGG TCATTAAGGGGGGCAAAGGCGCTGTGGTCGGTGAGGCCCTGAAGGACCCAGAGGTGTGTACAGACCCCGTCCGGCTCACCACGCACGCCATGGGTGTCAACATCTACAAGGAGGGCCAAGATGTGGTCCTGAAGCCGGATTCCGAGTATCCAGAGTG GCTGTTCCAGATGAACGTGGGCCCCCCCAagaatctggaggagctggacccCGAGACCCGGGAGTACTGGCGGCTGCTGCGGAAACACAACATCTGGCGCCACAACCGGCTGAGCAAGAACCAGAAGTTCTAG
- the APBA3 gene encoding amyloid-beta A4 precursor protein-binding family A member 3 isoform X2, with the protein MEFLTTSQPPPGPPAMDLEEPRDTLSPSQDLTPDCQWDPAPGGPSNLSQMELDGLNIQDLLQQFEALPVSGPCDHEDLLDGVIFGAKYLGSTQLVSERNPPPSTRMAQAQEAMDRVKAPDGETQPMTEVDLFVSTKRVKVLTADSQEALMDHALQTISYIADIGSVLVLMARRRLARRPAPQPHSRRLYKMICHVFHSEDAQLIAQAIGQAFTVAYSQFLRESGINPSQVGSQQSQGATGPGHLHNGDLDHFSNSENCREVCIEKRRGEGLGVALVESGWGSLLPTAVIANLLHGGPAERSGALSIGDRITAINGTSLVGLPLAACQAAVREVKSQTLVTLSIVHCPPVTTAIIRRPHVREQLGFCVEDGIICSLLRGGIAERGGVRVGHRIIEINGQSVVATPHARIIELLTEAHIEVHIKTMPAATYRLLTGQEQPVYL; encoded by the exons ATGGAATTCCTGACAACCTCCCAACCCCCTCCAGGACCTCCAGCCATGGACTTGGAGGAGCCCAGGGACACACTTTCACCCTCTCAGGACCTCACCCCTGATTGCCAGTGGGACCCAGCACCAGGAGGCCCCAGCAACCTGAGTCAGATGGAACTTGACGGGCTAAATATTCAGGACCTGCTGCAACAGTTTGAAGCTCTGCCAG TGTCCGGCCCCTGTGACCACGAAGACCTCCTAGATGGTGTCATATTCGGGGCCAAATACCTGGGCTCCACCCAGCTGGTGTCCGAGCGAAACCCGCCCCCCAGCACGCGCATGGCGCAGGCCCAGGAGGCCATGGACCGCGTCAAG gCCCCCGATGGGGAGACCCAGCCCATGACAGAGGTAGACCTCTTCGTCTCCACCAAGAGGGTCAAGGTTCTGACGGCTGACTCCCAG gAGGCCCTGATGGACCACGCCCTGCAGACCATCTCCTACATCGCCGACATCGGCAGCGTCCTGGTGCTCATGGCCCGGCGGCGGCTGGCCCGGCGTCCGGCGCCCCAGCCCCACAGCCGCCGGCTCTACAAGATGATCTGCCACGTTTTCCACTCGGAGGAC GCCCAGCTCATTGCCCAGGCCATCGGCCAGGCCTTCACCGTGGCCTACAGCCAGTTCCTGCGGGAAAGCGGGATCAACCCCAGCCAGGTGGGCTCCCAGCAGAGCCAGGGGGCCACGGGCCCCGGCCACCTCCACAACGGGGACCTCGACCACTTCTCCAACAGCGAGAACTGCAGGGAG GTGTGCATCGAGAAGCGCCGGGGTGAGGGTCTGGGCGTAGCCCTGGTGGAGTCGGGCTGGGGTTCCTTGCTGCCCACGGCCGTCATCGCCAACCTGCTGCACGGGGGCCCCGCTGAGCGCTCAGGGGCCCTCAGCATCGGAGACCGCATCACCGCCATCAACGGGACCAGCCTGGTGGGGCTGCCCCTGGCCGCCTGCCAGGCTGCCGTCCGC GAAGTGAAGTCTCAGACGCTGGTGACCCTCAGCATCGTCCACTGCCCGCCGGTCACCACGGCCATCATCCGCCGGCCCCACGTCCGCGAACAGCTGGGCTTCTGCGTGGAGGACGGCATA ATCTGCAGCCTCCTCCGGGGTGGCATTGCCGAGCGCGGGGGCGTCCGCGTGGGGCACCGCATCATTGAGATCAACGGACAGAGTGTGGTGGCCACGCCCCACGCCCGCATCATTGAGCTGCTCACGGAGGCCCACATTGAG GTCCACATCAAGACGATGCCCGCTGCCACCTACCGCCTGCTCACAGGCCAGGAGCAGCCGGTGTACCTGTGA
- the MBD3 gene encoding methyl-CpG-binding domain protein 3 isoform X2: protein MERKSPSGKKFRSKPQLARYLGGSMDLSTFDFRTGKMLMGKMNKSRQRVRYDSPSQVKGKPDLNTALPVRQTASIFKQPVTKITNHPSNKVKSDPQKAVEQPRQLFWEKKLSGLNAFDIAEELVKTMDLPKGLQGVGPGCTDETLLSAIASALHTSTMPITGQLSAAVEKNPGVWLNTAQPLCKAFMVTDEDIRRQEELVQQVRKRLEEALMADMLAHVEELARDGEAPLDRVGADEDEDDEDQEEGPDQDQEMEHV, encoded by the exons CCCGAGCGGGAAGAAGTTCCGGAGCAAGCCCCAGCTGGCGCGCTACCTGGGCGGCTCCATGGACCTGAGCACCTTCGACTTCCGCACGGGCAAGATGCTGATGGGCAAGATGAACAAGAGCCGGCAGCGGGTGCGCTACGACTCCCCGAGCCAGGTCAAG GGCAAGCCCGACCTGAACACGGCCCTCCCGGTCAGGCAGACGGCGTCCATCTTCAAGCAGCCAGTGACCAAGATCACCAACCACCCCAGCAACAAGGTGAAGAGCGACCCGCAGAAGGCCGTGGAGCAGCCCCGTCAG CTCTTCTGGGAGAAGAAGCTGAGCGGCCTGAATGCCTTTGACATCGCAGAGGAGCTCGTGAAGACCATGGACCTCCCCAAGGGCTTGCAAG GCGTGGGTCCCGGCTGCACGGATGAGACGCTGCTCTCGGCCATCGCCAGCGCCCTGCACACCAGCACCATGCCCATCACCGGGCAGCTCTCAGCCGCCGTGGAGAAGAACCCCGGGGTGTGGCTCAACACAGCCCAGCCGCTCTGCAAGGCCTTCATGGTGACCGACGAGGACATCAg GAGGCAGGAGGAGCTGGTACAGCAGGTCCGCAAGCGGCTGGAGGAGGCGCTGATGGCCGACATGCTGGCCCACGTGGAGGAGCTGGCCCGGGACGGCGAGGCGCCGCTGGACAGGGTGGGCGCCGACGAGGATGAGGATGACGAGGACCAGGAGGAGGGGCCCGACCAGGACCAGGAGATGGAGCACGTCTAG
- the MBD3 gene encoding methyl-CpG-binding domain protein 3 isoform X3: MERKSPSGKKFRSKPQLARYLGGSMDLSTFDFRTGKMLMGKMNKSRQRVRYDSPSQVKTASIFKQPVTKITNHPSNKVKSDPQKAVEQPRQLFWEKKLSGLNAFDIAEELVKTMDLPKGLQGVGPGCTDETLLSAIASALHTSTMPITGQLSAAVEKNPGVWLNTAQPLCKAFMVTDEDIRRQEELVQQVRKRLEEALMADMLAHVEELARDGEAPLDRVGADEDEDDEDQEEGPDQDQEMEHV; the protein is encoded by the exons CCCGAGCGGGAAGAAGTTCCGGAGCAAGCCCCAGCTGGCGCGCTACCTGGGCGGCTCCATGGACCTGAGCACCTTCGACTTCCGCACGGGCAAGATGCTGATGGGCAAGATGAACAAGAGCCGGCAGCGGGTGCGCTACGACTCCCCGAGCCAGGTCAAG ACGGCGTCCATCTTCAAGCAGCCAGTGACCAAGATCACCAACCACCCCAGCAACAAGGTGAAGAGCGACCCGCAGAAGGCCGTGGAGCAGCCCCGTCAG CTCTTCTGGGAGAAGAAGCTGAGCGGCCTGAATGCCTTTGACATCGCAGAGGAGCTCGTGAAGACCATGGACCTCCCCAAGGGCTTGCAAG GCGTGGGTCCCGGCTGCACGGATGAGACGCTGCTCTCGGCCATCGCCAGCGCCCTGCACACCAGCACCATGCCCATCACCGGGCAGCTCTCAGCCGCCGTGGAGAAGAACCCCGGGGTGTGGCTCAACACAGCCCAGCCGCTCTGCAAGGCCTTCATGGTGACCGACGAGGACATCAg GAGGCAGGAGGAGCTGGTACAGCAGGTCCGCAAGCGGCTGGAGGAGGCGCTGATGGCCGACATGCTGGCCCACGTGGAGGAGCTGGCCCGGGACGGCGAGGCGCCGCTGGACAGGGTGGGCGCCGACGAGGATGAGGATGACGAGGACCAGGAGGAGGGGCCCGACCAGGACCAGGAGATGGAGCACGTCTAG
- the APBA3 gene encoding amyloid-beta A4 precursor protein-binding family A member 3 isoform X1: MEFLTTSQPPPGPPAMDLEEPRDTLSPSQDLTPDCQWDPAPGGPSNLSQMELDGLNIQDLLQQFEALPGDLVGLSPDGPPCPLHIATGHGLAPQDITDAHGLLSAEAGREDLLSLLQQDERPPSQSGPQEPPDPAPRLLQPPDDPEGDMGPQEWAEGASVEQDEGRSSSSSPEPWLETVPLVTSEEPPASAQSPKTLASYPALQEVSGPCDHEDLLDGVIFGAKYLGSTQLVSERNPPPSTRMAQAQEAMDRVKAPDGETQPMTEVDLFVSTKRVKVLTADSQEALMDHALQTISYIADIGSVLVLMARRRLARRPAPQPHSRRLYKMICHVFHSEDAQLIAQAIGQAFTVAYSQFLRESGINPSQVGSQQSQGATGPGHLHNGDLDHFSNSENCREVCIEKRRGEGLGVALVESGWGSLLPTAVIANLLHGGPAERSGALSIGDRITAINGTSLVGLPLAACQAAVREVKSQTLVTLSIVHCPPVTTAIIRRPHVREQLGFCVEDGIICSLLRGGIAERGGVRVGHRIIEINGQSVVATPHARIIELLTEAHIEVHIKTMPAATYRLLTGQEQPVYL; this comes from the exons ATGGAATTCCTGACAACCTCCCAACCCCCTCCAGGACCTCCAGCCATGGACTTGGAGGAGCCCAGGGACACACTTTCACCCTCTCAGGACCTCACCCCTGATTGCCAGTGGGACCCAGCACCAGGAGGCCCCAGCAACCTGAGTCAGATGGAACTTGACGGGCTAAATATTCAGGACCTGCTGCAACAGTTTGAAGCTCTGCCAGGTGATCTGGTGGGCCTGTCCCCAGATGGACCCCCGTGCCCCTTGCACATTGCCACTGGCCATGGCCTGGCCCCTCAGGACATCACCGATGCCCATGGGCTCTTGTCCGCCGAGGCTGGCCGGGAAGACTTGCTGAGCCTCTTGCAGCAAGACGAGCGCCCTCCTTCCCAGTCAGGTCCCCAGGAACCTCCAGACCCTGCTCCTCGCCTGTTGCAGCCCCCTGATGACCCAGAAGGGGATATGGGCCCCCAGGAGTGGGCAGAAGGAGCCTCTGTCGAGCAGGACGAGGGCAGGAGCTCAAGCAGCTCCCCAGAACCCTGGCTGGAGACAGTACCTCTGGTCACTTCTGAAGAGCCACCTGCCAGTGCCCAG AGCCCCAAGACCCTGGCTTCCTACCCAGCCCTCCAGGAGG TGTCCGGCCCCTGTGACCACGAAGACCTCCTAGATGGTGTCATATTCGGGGCCAAATACCTGGGCTCCACCCAGCTGGTGTCCGAGCGAAACCCGCCCCCCAGCACGCGCATGGCGCAGGCCCAGGAGGCCATGGACCGCGTCAAG gCCCCCGATGGGGAGACCCAGCCCATGACAGAGGTAGACCTCTTCGTCTCCACCAAGAGGGTCAAGGTTCTGACGGCTGACTCCCAG gAGGCCCTGATGGACCACGCCCTGCAGACCATCTCCTACATCGCCGACATCGGCAGCGTCCTGGTGCTCATGGCCCGGCGGCGGCTGGCCCGGCGTCCGGCGCCCCAGCCCCACAGCCGCCGGCTCTACAAGATGATCTGCCACGTTTTCCACTCGGAGGAC GCCCAGCTCATTGCCCAGGCCATCGGCCAGGCCTTCACCGTGGCCTACAGCCAGTTCCTGCGGGAAAGCGGGATCAACCCCAGCCAGGTGGGCTCCCAGCAGAGCCAGGGGGCCACGGGCCCCGGCCACCTCCACAACGGGGACCTCGACCACTTCTCCAACAGCGAGAACTGCAGGGAG GTGTGCATCGAGAAGCGCCGGGGTGAGGGTCTGGGCGTAGCCCTGGTGGAGTCGGGCTGGGGTTCCTTGCTGCCCACGGCCGTCATCGCCAACCTGCTGCACGGGGGCCCCGCTGAGCGCTCAGGGGCCCTCAGCATCGGAGACCGCATCACCGCCATCAACGGGACCAGCCTGGTGGGGCTGCCCCTGGCCGCCTGCCAGGCTGCCGTCCGC GAAGTGAAGTCTCAGACGCTGGTGACCCTCAGCATCGTCCACTGCCCGCCGGTCACCACGGCCATCATCCGCCGGCCCCACGTCCGCGAACAGCTGGGCTTCTGCGTGGAGGACGGCATA ATCTGCAGCCTCCTCCGGGGTGGCATTGCCGAGCGCGGGGGCGTCCGCGTGGGGCACCGCATCATTGAGATCAACGGACAGAGTGTGGTGGCCACGCCCCACGCCCGCATCATTGAGCTGCTCACGGAGGCCCACATTGAG GTCCACATCAAGACGATGCCCGCTGCCACCTACCGCCTGCTCACAGGCCAGGAGCAGCCGGTGTACCTGTGA
- the MBD3 gene encoding methyl-CpG-binding domain protein 3 isoform X4 has protein sequence MDLSTFDFRTGKMLMGKMNKSRQRVRYDSPSQVKGKPDLNTALPVRQTASIFKQPVTKITNHPSNKVKSDPQKAVEQPRQLFWEKKLSGLNAFDIAEELVKTMDLPKGLQGVGPGCTDETLLSAIASALHTSTMPITGQLSAAVEKNPGVWLNTAQPLCKAFMVTDEDIRRQEELVQQVRKRLEEALMADMLAHVEELARDGEAPLDRVGADEDEDDEDQEEGPDQDQEMEHV, from the exons ATGGACCTGAGCACCTTCGACTTCCGCACGGGCAAGATGCTGATGGGCAAGATGAACAAGAGCCGGCAGCGGGTGCGCTACGACTCCCCGAGCCAGGTCAAG GGCAAGCCCGACCTGAACACGGCCCTCCCGGTCAGGCAGACGGCGTCCATCTTCAAGCAGCCAGTGACCAAGATCACCAACCACCCCAGCAACAAGGTGAAGAGCGACCCGCAGAAGGCCGTGGAGCAGCCCCGTCAG CTCTTCTGGGAGAAGAAGCTGAGCGGCCTGAATGCCTTTGACATCGCAGAGGAGCTCGTGAAGACCATGGACCTCCCCAAGGGCTTGCAAG GCGTGGGTCCCGGCTGCACGGATGAGACGCTGCTCTCGGCCATCGCCAGCGCCCTGCACACCAGCACCATGCCCATCACCGGGCAGCTCTCAGCCGCCGTGGAGAAGAACCCCGGGGTGTGGCTCAACACAGCCCAGCCGCTCTGCAAGGCCTTCATGGTGACCGACGAGGACATCAg GAGGCAGGAGGAGCTGGTACAGCAGGTCCGCAAGCGGCTGGAGGAGGCGCTGATGGCCGACATGCTGGCCCACGTGGAGGAGCTGGCCCGGGACGGCGAGGCGCCGCTGGACAGGGTGGGCGCCGACGAGGATGAGGATGACGAGGACCAGGAGGAGGGGCCCGACCAGGACCAGGAGATGGAGCACGTCTAG